The following coding sequences are from one Gammaproteobacteria bacterium window:
- the uvrB gene encoding excinuclease ABC subunit UvrB, protein MSRPLELVSSYAPSGDQPDAIRRMLEGIESGLACQTLLGVTGSGKTFSVANVIQHVQRPTLILAPNKTLAAQLYGEMREFFPHNAVEYFVSYYDYYQPEAYVPSTDTYIEKDASINEHIEQMRLSATKAILERRDVVIVATVSAIYGLGDPDAYMSMVLHLARGHLLDQREILRRLAELQYARNELELSRGTFRVRGDVIDIFPAESERDAIRVELLDDEIESLGYFDPLTGEVLRRVPRLTVYPKSHYVTPRERVLETVDGARAELRERLEQLHQAGKLLEAQRLEQRTTFDLEMMQELGYCKGIENYSRYLSGRRPGEPPPTLFDYLPQDALLVVDESHVTIPQLGGMYRGDRSRKETLVEYGFRLPSALDNRPLRFDEWERLMPQAIFVSATPGPYELEHSGQVVEQVVRPTGLVDPEIEVRPAATQVDDLLSEIVLRVAGGERVLVTTLTKRMAEDFTDFLGDHGIRVRYLHSDIETVERVEIIRDLRLGEFDVLVGINLLREGLDIPEVSLVAILDADKEGYLRSERSLIQTIGRAARNLHGKAILYADGVTGSMRRAIDETERRRAKQQEYNRSHGITPKSVEKAVADIMEGARSGPVVPASRYARVAEDLSVYAALAPEQLRKKVSELEAQMYRHAENLAFEEAARLRDEIRRIEDLHLGIAKEPASRGRRRRASG, encoded by the coding sequence ATGTCCAGGCCATTGGAGCTGGTTTCGAGCTATGCACCGTCCGGCGACCAGCCGGACGCCATCCGCCGGATGCTCGAGGGGATCGAATCCGGCCTCGCCTGCCAGACCCTGCTCGGCGTCACCGGCAGTGGCAAGACGTTCTCGGTCGCGAATGTCATCCAGCACGTCCAGCGCCCGACCCTGATCCTTGCGCCGAACAAGACGCTGGCAGCCCAGCTCTACGGGGAGATGCGCGAGTTCTTCCCGCACAACGCAGTCGAGTACTTCGTCAGCTACTACGACTATTACCAGCCGGAGGCCTACGTCCCCTCGACCGACACGTACATCGAGAAGGACGCGTCGATCAACGAGCACATCGAACAGATGCGGCTCTCGGCGACGAAGGCGATTCTCGAGCGCAGGGACGTGGTGATCGTGGCGACCGTCTCGGCGATCTACGGCCTCGGCGACCCGGACGCGTACATGAGCATGGTGTTGCACCTGGCGCGCGGACACCTGCTCGACCAGCGGGAGATCCTGCGCCGCCTCGCAGAGCTCCAGTACGCACGCAACGAGCTCGAGCTCTCCCGGGGCACCTTCCGGGTGCGCGGGGACGTCATCGACATCTTCCCCGCAGAGAGTGAGCGGGACGCGATCCGCGTGGAGCTGCTCGACGACGAGATCGAGTCGCTCGGCTACTTCGATCCCCTCACGGGGGAGGTGCTGCGGAGAGTGCCGCGCCTCACCGTCTACCCGAAGAGCCACTACGTCACGCCCCGCGAGCGGGTGCTGGAGACGGTGGACGGGGCGCGCGCGGAACTGCGGGAGCGGCTCGAGCAGCTCCACCAGGCGGGTAAGCTGCTCGAGGCCCAGAGGCTGGAGCAGCGCACGACCTTCGACCTCGAGATGATGCAGGAGCTCGGTTACTGCAAGGGCATCGAGAACTACTCCCGCTACCTCTCCGGGCGCCGGCCGGGGGAGCCGCCGCCGACCCTCTTCGACTACCTGCCGCAGGACGCCCTGCTGGTGGTGGACGAGAGTCACGTCACGATCCCCCAGCTCGGCGGCATGTATCGGGGGGACCGCTCGCGCAAGGAGACGCTCGTCGAGTACGGCTTCCGGCTGCCTTCGGCCCTCGACAACCGCCCGCTTCGTTTCGACGAGTGGGAGCGGCTGATGCCCCAGGCGATCTTCGTGTCGGCCACCCCGGGCCCCTACGAGCTCGAGCACTCCGGGCAGGTGGTAGAGCAGGTGGTGCGGCCTACAGGGCTGGTGGACCCGGAGATCGAGGTCCGGCCCGCGGCGACGCAGGTCGATGACCTGCTCTCCGAGATCGTGCTGCGCGTGGCGGGTGGTGAGCGGGTGCTGGTCACGACCCTGACCAAGCGGATGGCCGAGGACTTTACCGACTTCCTCGGTGATCACGGCATCCGGGTGCGCTACCTGCACTCGGACATCGAGACCGTGGAGCGGGTGGAGATCATCCGCGACCTGCGGCTCGGCGAGTTCGACGTGCTGGTGGGGATCAACCTGCTGCGCGAGGGCCTGGACATCCCCGAGGTCTCCCTGGTCGCCATCCTGGACGCGGACAAGGAGGGTTACCTGCGGTCGGAGCGCTCCCTCATCCAGACCATCGGGCGCGCCGCTCGCAACCTGCACGGCAAGGCGATCCTCTACGCCGACGGGGTGACGGGCTCCATGCGCCGGGCCATCGACGAGACCGAGAGGCGGCGCGCGAAGCAGCAGGAGTACAACCGCTCCCACGGGATCACGCCGAAGTCGGTGGAAAAGGCCGTGGCCGACATCATGGAGGGTGCGAGGAGCGGCCCGGTCGTTCCGGCGAGCCGGTACGCCCGCGTGGCGGAGGACCTCTCCGTCTACGCCGCGCTCGCGCCCGAACAGTTGAGGAAAAAGGTGTCGGAGCTCGAGGCCCAGATGTACCGGCACGCGGAGAATCTTGCATTCGAAGAGGCCGCGCGGCTGCGGGACGAGATCCGTCGGATCGAGGACCTCCACCTCGGGATCGCGAAGGAGCCGGCGTCCCGGGGGCGGAGGCGCCGGGCGTCGGGTTGA
- a CDS encoding pyridoxal phosphate-dependent aminotransferase: MELRLSQRVRRIKPSPTLAVSARAAALKASGQDIINLGLGEPDFDTPTHIKDAAKQALDRGFTKYTAVDGIPSLKQAVIRKLQRDNGLTYAPEQVVVSVGGKQTFYNLAQALLDAGDEVLIPAPYWVSYPDMVLLADGTPVILEGTSEHGFKLTPEQLERAIGPRTRMLVINSPSNPTGVCYTRAELAALGEVLHRHPDVLVASDDMYEHITWGSEPFANILMARPDLYDRTVVLNGVSKAYSMTGWRIGYAAGPAPLIRAMVKIQSQSTSNPTSIAQVAAEAALDGDQAFIAEMVRAFKTRHDYVLGALNGIRGVRCLPAQGAFYLFPDTRDAMRATGASDDVSFADLLLREAGVALVPGSAFGAPGFQRISIATSLANLEKAMERITAFLGPA, encoded by the coding sequence GTGGAACTCCGCCTCTCCCAGCGCGTACGGCGCATCAAGCCCTCCCCCACCCTCGCCGTGAGCGCCCGCGCCGCCGCGCTCAAGGCGTCCGGCCAGGACATCATCAACCTCGGGCTTGGGGAGCCGGATTTCGACACACCCACCCACATCAAGGACGCCGCCAAACAGGCCCTGGACCGCGGCTTCACCAAGTACACCGCGGTCGACGGAATCCCGTCGCTGAAGCAGGCCGTGATCCGCAAGCTCCAGCGCGACAACGGGCTCACCTATGCCCCGGAGCAGGTCGTGGTGTCCGTGGGCGGCAAGCAGACCTTCTACAACCTCGCCCAGGCTCTGCTCGACGCGGGGGACGAGGTGCTCATCCCCGCGCCGTACTGGGTGTCCTACCCCGACATGGTGCTGCTGGCCGACGGGACCCCCGTCATCCTCGAGGGCACTTCCGAGCACGGGTTCAAGCTGACCCCGGAGCAACTGGAGCGGGCCATCGGGCCGCGCACCCGCATGCTGGTGATCAACAGCCCCTCCAACCCGACCGGGGTCTGCTACACGCGGGCCGAACTCGCGGCACTCGGCGAGGTCCTGCACCGGCACCCGGACGTGCTCGTCGCCAGCGACGACATGTACGAGCACATCACCTGGGGCAGCGAGCCCTTTGCGAACATCCTGATGGCCCGGCCGGACCTCTATGACCGGACCGTCGTGCTGAACGGCGTCTCCAAGGCCTACTCCATGACGGGTTGGCGCATCGGCTATGCCGCCGGCCCCGCGCCGCTGATCCGGGCCATGGTCAAGATCCAGTCCCAGAGCACCTCCAACCCGACCTCCATTGCCCAGGTCGCAGCCGAGGCGGCCCTCGACGGCGACCAGGCGTTCATCGCCGAGATGGTGCGGGCGTTCAAGACGCGGCACGATTACGTGCTGGGGGCCCTGAACGGCATCCGGGGGGTCCGTTGCCTCCCGGCCCAGGGGGCCTTCTACCTGTTCCCCGACACCCGGGATGCCATGCGTGCGACGGGGGCCTCCGACGACGTGTCCTTCGCGGACCTGCTGCTGCGCGAGGCCGGCGTCGCGCTCGTTCCCGGCTCCGCCTTCGGCGCCCCGGGGTTCCAGCGCATTTCCATCGCCACGAGCCTGGCGAACCTGGAAAAGGCCATGGAGCGCATCACGGCCTTCCTCGGGCCGGCTTGA
- the thrS gene encoding threonine--tRNA ligase, with product MPIITLPDGSQKAFDQPVTVGEVAAAIGPGLARAAVAGRVDGRLVDTSHRIDRDATLAIVTERDPEGVDVIRHSTAHLMAHAVKELFPETQVTIGPVVEDGFYYDFSREERFRPEDLALIEARMKEIASRDLPVERTEMARDDAVRFFLDQGEKYKAEIIASIPANETLSLYRQGEFVDLCRGPHVPSTGKLRAFKLMKLAGAYWRGDSRSEMLQRVYGTAWGSQKDLDAYLHRLEEAEKRDHRKLAKQLDLFHQQEEAPGMVFWHDRGWTVYRLVEQYIRDVIREHGYTEVRTPQVIDRSLWERSGHWDKFRENMFTTRSENRDYAVKPMNCPGHIQIFNQGLRSYRDLPLRMAEFGSCHRNEASGTLHGLMRLRNFVQDDAHIFCTEEQLQPEVAAFIDLLFRVYADFGFQEVIIKLSTRPEQRVGADEVWDRAEQALAVALDGKGLDWKLQPGEGAFYGPKIEFSLRDSIGRVWQCGTIQVDFSMPGRLGAEYVAEDGSRKVPVMLHRAILGSMERFIGILIEEHAGKLPAWLAPVQAVALNITDGQAEYAQEVVKVLRKQGFRVECDLRNEKIGLKIREHTLQRVPYLLVLGGRELENRTVAVRTRNGADLGAMPLEGFAEKLREEVASHGRVVLEG from the coding sequence ATGCCAATCATTACCCTGCCCGACGGTTCCCAGAAGGCGTTCGACCAGCCGGTGACGGTGGGGGAGGTCGCTGCCGCGATCGGCCCCGGACTGGCCAGGGCAGCGGTTGCGGGCCGGGTCGACGGCAGGCTCGTGGACACGTCCCATCGCATCGACCGGGACGCCACGCTGGCGATCGTCACCGAGCGCGACCCCGAGGGCGTGGACGTCATCCGCCACTCCACCGCGCACCTGATGGCGCACGCGGTGAAGGAGCTCTTTCCCGAGACCCAGGTGACGATCGGTCCCGTGGTCGAGGACGGGTTCTATTACGACTTCTCCCGGGAGGAGCGCTTCCGTCCCGAGGACCTCGCGCTCATCGAGGCGCGGATGAAGGAAATCGCGAGCCGCGACCTTCCGGTCGAGCGGACCGAGATGGCGCGGGACGACGCGGTGCGCTTCTTCCTCGACCAGGGCGAGAAGTACAAGGCCGAGATCATCGCCTCCATCCCGGCCAACGAGACCCTCTCTCTGTACCGCCAGGGCGAGTTCGTGGACCTCTGCCGCGGGCCGCACGTGCCCTCCACGGGGAAGCTGCGGGCCTTCAAGCTGATGAAGCTGGCGGGCGCCTACTGGCGGGGCGACTCGCGCAGCGAGATGCTGCAGCGCGTCTACGGGACCGCCTGGGGGAGTCAGAAGGACCTGGACGCCTACCTCCATCGCCTGGAGGAGGCCGAGAAGCGCGACCACCGCAAGCTCGCCAAGCAGTTGGACCTCTTCCACCAGCAGGAAGAGGCGCCCGGAATGGTCTTCTGGCACGACCGGGGCTGGACCGTGTACCGCCTGGTCGAGCAGTACATCCGCGACGTGATCCGGGAGCACGGCTACACGGAGGTCCGGACCCCGCAGGTGATCGACCGCTCCCTCTGGGAGCGCTCCGGACACTGGGACAAGTTCCGGGAGAACATGTTCACCACCCGGAGCGAGAATCGGGACTACGCGGTCAAGCCCATGAATTGCCCGGGCCACATCCAGATCTTCAACCAGGGGCTGCGCAGCTACCGCGACCTGCCCCTGAGGATGGCGGAGTTCGGGTCCTGCCATCGCAACGAGGCCTCGGGGACGCTGCACGGCCTGATGCGGCTCCGGAACTTCGTCCAGGACGACGCGCACATCTTCTGCACCGAGGAGCAGCTGCAGCCCGAGGTCGCGGCCTTCATCGACCTGTTGTTCCGGGTGTACGCGGACTTCGGGTTCCAGGAGGTCATCATCAAGCTCTCCACCCGTCCCGAGCAGCGCGTCGGGGCGGACGAGGTCTGGGACCGGGCGGAGCAGGCGCTCGCCGTGGCCCTGGACGGCAAGGGGCTCGACTGGAAGCTGCAGCCCGGCGAGGGCGCGTTCTACGGGCCCAAGATTGAATTCTCGCTGCGGGACTCCATCGGGCGCGTCTGGCAGTGCGGGACCATCCAGGTGGACTTCTCCATGCCTGGCCGGCTCGGCGCCGAATACGTGGCCGAGGACGGTAGCCGAAAGGTCCCGGTCATGCTGCACCGGGCGATCCTGGGCTCCATGGAGCGCTTCATCGGGATTCTGATCGAGGAGCACGCGGGCAAGCTGCCGGCCTGGCTCGCTCCGGTACAGGCCGTTGCCCTCAATATCACCGATGGGCAGGCCGAGTACGCGCAGGAGGTCGTGAAAGTCCTGCGGAAACAGGGGTTCCGGGTCGAGTGCGACTTGAGAAACGAGAAAATCGGTCTTAAGATCCGCGAGCACACGCTGCAGCGGGTCCCTTACCTCCTCGTGCTGGGGGGGCGGGAGCTGGAAAACCGGACCGTGGCCGTTCGCACCCGCAACGGAGCCGATCTCGGGGCGATGCCGTTGGAGGGGTTCGCCGAGAAGCTCCGTGAAGAGGTGGCGAGCCACGGTCGAGTCGTTCTGGAGGGCTGA